In Acetonema longum DSM 6540, the genomic window GTTTGCCGCTAAATACAAACGGCTCAGCGATACGGTCTCCGACTTGTTTGATGCCTATAGAAATACCCGCAAGGTACTGTTTCTGGATTTCCGGGAAGCATCCTATGCAGTGTATTCACTGGTAACGACCGGCGGCACTATGAGTTATCTGCTGTTGGAGAGCCAGTCGCCGAAAGCAGATTACCTGGGGCAGCACGCCGTAACGGTGAGCGCTATCGCCGGCAGCATTGCCCGCTGGATGGACTGGGAACCGGAGGATATCAAGCATTTGTGTCTGGCTGCCCTGATGCACGATATCGGCAAGGTAAGCCTGCCCTTATCCCTGATCAGCGGCCTGAACCTTCAAACCGATACGGAAAAAGCGATCTACCGCCTGCACCCGGAGGAGGGGATGAAAATTCTCAGCCCGCTGCGAGGCGTTTCCGCCGATATTTTGGCTGCCGTCGCCCAGCATCATGAGTTCATGGACGGCAGCGGATTTCCCCGCAAACTTCGGGACGGCGAAATCCATCCCTTTGCCCGCATTATCACTTTGGCCGATACCTTCCATACCTTATCCCAACAGACAGACCAGCCCAATCCCTTTTATCTGGCCGAAAGCATGCTTCATGACATGGTCGGCAAACTGGACATTGCCGTTGTTGATACCTTTACCCGCCGTATCCGGGATTATCTGTTAAGCCATAGGATTCTCCTCAGCGACGGCCGCAAAGCCGAAGTGGTTTACCTGCAGCAGAATGAATCCCGCTATCCGGTGATCAAAACCGAGGATGACGAATATATCGATTTGCGCAAAAACCGGGAGATTAAGATTTCCGGAATAGTAAAAAGGTAGTAAACCAGCTAAAAAATGCCGTGTTCCTGTCAGGATTCGGCGTTTTTTATTGTTATTGCAGCCTTATTGCCTGTATTAAACTTGCGCCACCCCGATGAGATCGGCCAGGCATATTTCCTGACGGTCGGCATATTCCGCCAGTTCATCTATCAGCCGGGGAAGGATCAGAGGATCCGTAAAGGCGGCGGTGCCGACCTGAACAGCGCTGGCACCGGCCATCATGTACTCGAGTACGTCTTCCATGGTGGCGATCCCCCCCACTCCAATAAGGGGGATTTTAACCCGGGAATAGGTCTGATACACCATGCGCAAAATCACCGGTTTAACTGCCGGCCCGGACATGCCGCCCACAATATTGGCCAGAACAGGACGGCGCCTGTGGATATCGATTTTCATGCCCAAAAGAGTATTGGCCAGGCATAAACAGTCTCCTCCCGCATGTTCCGCCGCCGCGGCCATTTCAGTGATATCCCCCACATTGGGGGATAACTTAATGATCAGGTATTTATGAGTTACCCGGCGAATAGCCGCCACCACAGCCTCCACCTGAACCGGATCCGCCGCGAAAACCCGTCCGCCGCAGGCTACGTTGGGGCAGGAAACATTGACTTCAAGTGCCGCAATCTGTCTCAGCGGGTCCAAGGCCTGAGCCATCAGAGCAAAATCCGCTATGGAATGACCGGCAATGCTGATAATCACCGGCGGCTCCACTTCCGTCAGTTTCGGCGCTTCCAGGCGCAGAAAGGCTTCCAGACCCGGATTTTGCAGTCCGACGCTGTTCAGCATGCCGCCGTACACTTCAGCCGCACGGGGCGTCTCATTGCCCCTGCGCTCTAAGGGTGTAATGGTTTTGGCCACAATAGCGCCCAATTTGTTGATATCGTAAAATTCCCGGGCTGTATCCACACTAAAGGTCCCGGCTGCCGGCATCAGGGGATTCTTTAGAGACATCCGGCCTAACCGGACAGCCAGGGCTGCATGCTTTTCCATACTTACACAGACTACCTCCCGTCTATTTTTTATGTCGTTTCATCATAGCTCATTTTTTAACGGAACACAAGGGAGTGAGCCGTCATTTCGCAAA contains:
- a CDS encoding HD-GYP domain-containing protein, with amino-acid sequence MAVKTVPISEVQPGMILGEHIMSSRRRILLAAGTVLTPSMITSLNTWDILNVMIQDASQETAAAVEVPAVTPDPAPTPFAAKYKRLSDTVSDLFDAYRNTRKVLFLDFREASYAVYSLVTTGGTMSYLLLESQSPKADYLGQHAVTVSAIAGSIARWMDWEPEDIKHLCLAALMHDIGKVSLPLSLISGLNLQTDTEKAIYRLHPEEGMKILSPLRGVSADILAAVAQHHEFMDGSGFPRKLRDGEIHPFARIITLADTFHTLSQQTDQPNPFYLAESMLHDMVGKLDIAVVDTFTRRIRDYLLSHRILLSDGRKAEVVYLQQNESRYPVIKTEDDEYIDLRKNREIKISGIVKR
- a CDS encoding dihydroorotate dehydrogenase produces the protein MEKHAALAVRLGRMSLKNPLMPAAGTFSVDTAREFYDINKLGAIVAKTITPLERRGNETPRAAEVYGGMLNSVGLQNPGLEAFLRLEAPKLTEVEPPVIISIAGHSIADFALMAQALDPLRQIAALEVNVSCPNVACGGRVFAADPVQVEAVVAAIRRVTHKYLIIKLSPNVGDITEMAAAAEHAGGDCLCLANTLLGMKIDIHRRRPVLANIVGGMSGPAVKPVILRMVYQTYSRVKIPLIGVGGIATMEDVLEYMMAGASAVQVGTAAFTDPLILPRLIDELAEYADRQEICLADLIGVAQV